One Bosea sp. 685 DNA segment encodes these proteins:
- a CDS encoding ABC transporter permease — translation MSALPADGASLPHTASTAPFEPHAVEKMTPEQERVYLASQWQLMWWKFRKHKLAVISGVVILTIYAMVAICEFLAPYDYTTRNTDFIRAPRQEVRLFHQGSLIGPFVYPYTQRLNMENLKREYDVDTTRPEKLRFFCRGDAYDFWGLIPGSLHLVCPPEGGTLFLLGSDRLGRDMLSRILYGGRISLSIGLLGVFVSFVLGVIIGGIAGYYGGKVDLIVQRIIEIVQSLPHIPLWLALASIMPPSWSPLLVYFGITVILGLMDWTGLARAVRSKLLSLREEDYVVAAQLMGAKPARIIGLHLVPGFMSHLIASATITIPRTILGETALSFLGLGLRPPITSWGVMLNEAQNINVVALYPWLLYPVVPVILIILAFNFLGDGLRDAADPYR, via the coding sequence GTGAGCGCTCTTCCCGCAGACGGCGCGTCCCTGCCGCATACCGCCTCGACCGCCCCCTTCGAGCCCCATGCGGTCGAGAAGATGACGCCCGAGCAGGAGCGGGTCTATCTCGCTTCGCAATGGCAATTGATGTGGTGGAAGTTCCGCAAGCACAAGCTCGCGGTGATCTCCGGCGTCGTCATCCTGACGATCTACGCCATGGTCGCGATCTGCGAGTTCCTCGCGCCTTACGACTACACCACGCGCAACACCGACTTCATCCGCGCGCCGCGCCAGGAGGTGCGCCTGTTCCATCAGGGCAGCCTCATCGGCCCATTCGTCTACCCCTACACACAGCGCCTCAACATGGAGAACCTGAAGCGCGAATATGATGTCGACACCACCCGCCCCGAGAAACTGCGCTTCTTCTGCCGGGGCGACGCCTATGATTTCTGGGGGCTGATCCCGGGCAGCCTGCATCTGGTCTGCCCTCCCGAAGGCGGCACGCTCTTCCTGCTCGGCTCGGACCGGCTCGGTCGCGACATGCTCTCGCGCATTCTCTATGGCGGGCGCATCTCGCTCTCGATCGGCCTGCTCGGCGTCTTCGTTTCCTTCGTGCTCGGGGTGATCATCGGCGGCATCGCCGGCTATTACGGCGGCAAGGTCGATCTCATCGTCCAGCGCATCATCGAGATCGTGCAGTCGCTGCCGCATATCCCGCTCTGGCTGGCTCTGGCCTCGATCATGCCGCCCTCCTGGAGCCCGCTGCTGGTCTATTTCGGCATCACCGTCATCCTCGGCCTGATGGATTGGACGGGCCTGGCCCGCGCCGTGCGCTCGAAGCTGCTTTCGCTGCGCGAGGAGGATTATGTCGTAGCCGCCCAGTTGATGGGCGCCAAGCCCGCCCGCATCATCGGCCTGCATCTGGTGCCCGGCTTCATGAGTCATCTCATCGCCTCGGCAACGATCACCATTCCCAGGACGATCCTGGGCGAGACGGCGCTGAGCTTCCTGGGTCTGGGCCTGCGCCCACCCATCACCAGCTGGGGCGTGATGCTGAACGAGGCGCAGAACATCAATGTGGTGGCGCTGTATCCCTGGTTGCTCTATCCGGTCGTCCCGGTAATCTTGATCATCCTGGCCTTCAACTTCCTCGGCGATGG
- a CDS encoding ABC transporter permease, with product MLQYILKRILVMIPTLLVTSALIFTVINLPEGDYFETLAAEMQAQGEKADLSRIEFLKTEYGFDKPPVERYFWWVAGLLQGDMGYSFEYQRPVREIVGDRLMLTMVVSFVTIIVTWLIAFPIGIYSATHQYSWGDYGLTFLGLIGLAIPHFLLALVFMYGANVWFGTSIGGLVDPQYLNQPMSWAKLWSILEHLWIPVIIIGAGGTAGMIRAVRANLLDELQKQYYVTARAKGLPPGKALRKYPLRMSLNFFVSDIGDILPSIVSGAEIVAIVLSLQTTGPLLIRALQSQDMYLAGSFLMFLSFLTVIGVLISDISLAILDPRIRLQGTATK from the coding sequence CTGCTGCAATACATTCTCAAGCGCATCCTGGTGATGATCCCGACGCTGCTCGTCACCAGCGCGCTGATCTTCACCGTCATCAACCTGCCCGAAGGCGATTATTTCGAGACGCTCGCCGCCGAGATGCAAGCGCAGGGCGAAAAGGCCGATCTCAGCCGCATCGAGTTCCTGAAGACGGAATACGGCTTCGACAAGCCGCCGGTCGAACGCTATTTCTGGTGGGTTGCGGGCCTTCTCCAGGGCGATATGGGCTACTCCTTCGAGTATCAGCGCCCCGTCCGCGAGATCGTCGGCGACCGCCTGATGCTGACGATGGTGGTCTCCTTCGTCACCATCATCGTCACCTGGCTGATCGCCTTCCCGATCGGGATCTATTCGGCGACGCATCAATATAGCTGGGGCGATTACGGGCTGACATTCCTGGGGCTGATCGGCCTGGCGATCCCGCATTTCCTGCTGGCGCTGGTGTTCATGTACGGGGCGAATGTCTGGTTCGGGACCTCGATCGGCGGGCTCGTCGACCCGCAATACCTCAATCAGCCGATGAGCTGGGCCAAGCTCTGGTCGATCCTCGAACATCTCTGGATTCCGGTGATCATCATCGGGGCAGGCGGCACCGCCGGCATGATCCGCGCCGTCAGGGCCAACCTGCTCGATGAATTGCAGAAGCAGTATTACGTCACCGCCCGCGCCAAGGGGCTGCCGCCGGGCAAGGCGCTGCGCAAATACCCGCTGCGCATGTCGCTCAACTTCTTCGTCTCCGATATCGGCGACATCCTGCCCTCGATCGTCTCGGGCGCCGAGATCGTCGCGATCGTGCTCTCGCTCCAGACCACGGGACCGCTGTTGATCCGGGCCTTGCAGAGCCAGGACATGTATCTCGCCGGCTCCTTCCTGATGTTCCTGTCCTTCCTGACCGTGATCGGCGTGCTGATCTCCGACATCTCGCTCGCGATCCTCGATCCACGGATCAGGCTGCAAGGCACGGCGACCAAGTGA
- a CDS encoding ABC transporter substrate-binding protein — translation MNGFPRKPTRRAALALGSSAIAAVGLPRLALSQPQTPPMLVDSPFFAKQVANGTLPPIAQRVPASPRIIAVSGDGREAGRHGGTMRMLMGDQRDIRMMTIYGYARLIVYDDNLELASDILEGFDVADGRIFTLKLRPGHRWSDGSPFTTEDFRYWWEDVANNKRLSPGGPPQALIAAGKTPTVEVLSPTEIRYSWDAPNPVFLPSLAGAQPAYIYMPSGYLKQFHERYADKATLSSRIKAARIKDWGSLHERMSRMYRPENPELPTLDPWRNTTPLPAEQFAFQRNAYFHRIDQNGLQLPYVDQVTLTIGTNSLIPAKAAAGESDLQARYIRFDNYTFLKDASKRMNIDIKLWKRAEGAWFALMPNLNAIDPVWRDLNRDVRYRRALSVAINRKDVNKVIFFGLAKESGNTALPESPLYDAKQAGLWMEQDKALANRLLDEIGLVKRDLEGIRLLPDGRRLEFTIETSGESTEETDILDLIKQDLVAVGVKIYPRSTQRDVFRRRILAGQTIMSAWVGMDNALVAPEMEPDALAPTSASQFNWPRWGQFLESNGREGEEPDMPEVKELVRLYHAWRRSATHEQRRQIWRDMLRINAEQLFTIGVINGTLQPIVVSRTLRNVPDKGLYSFEPGAFFGRYMPDTFWFDPSKAQV, via the coding sequence ATGAACGGCTTTCCGCGCAAGCCCACGCGCCGGGCGGCCCTCGCGCTCGGCTCCTCCGCCATCGCAGCAGTGGGCCTGCCGCGTCTGGCGCTCAGTCAGCCACAGACGCCACCGATGCTGGTCGACAGCCCCTTCTTCGCCAAGCAGGTCGCCAACGGCACGCTGCCGCCCATCGCCCAGCGCGTGCCAGCCTCTCCCCGCATCATCGCGGTGTCTGGAGACGGGCGCGAAGCAGGCCGCCATGGTGGTACGATGCGCATGCTGATGGGCGACCAGCGCGACATCCGCATGATGACGATCTACGGCTATGCCCGCCTCATCGTCTATGATGACAATCTCGAGCTCGCCAGCGATATCCTCGAGGGTTTCGATGTCGCGGACGGGCGCATCTTCACGCTGAAACTGCGCCCAGGCCATCGCTGGTCGGACGGCTCGCCCTTCACCACCGAGGATTTCCGCTACTGGTGGGAGGATGTCGCCAACAACAAGCGGCTTTCGCCCGGCGGGCCACCCCAGGCGCTGATTGCGGCCGGCAAGACGCCGACGGTCGAGGTGCTGTCGCCGACCGAGATCCGCTATAGCTGGGACGCGCCGAACCCGGTCTTCCTGCCTTCGCTCGCCGGGGCGCAGCCGGCCTATATCTATATGCCCTCGGGCTATCTGAAGCAGTTCCACGAGCGCTACGCCGACAAGGCCACGCTCTCCTCGCGCATCAAGGCCGCACGCATAAAGGACTGGGGCTCGCTGCATGAGCGCATGTCGCGGATGTATCGACCCGAGAACCCCGAGTTGCCGACGCTCGATCCCTGGCGCAACACCACGCCGCTGCCGGCCGAGCAGTTCGCCTTCCAGCGCAACGCCTATTTCCACCGCATCGACCAGAACGGTTTGCAGCTGCCCTATGTCGACCAGGTCACGCTGACGATCGGTACCAACTCGCTGATCCCCGCCAAGGCCGCCGCCGGCGAAAGCGATCTGCAGGCCCGCTATATCCGCTTCGACAACTACACCTTCCTCAAGGACGCCTCGAAGCGGATGAACATCGACATCAAACTGTGGAAGCGGGCGGAAGGCGCCTGGTTCGCATTGATGCCAAACCTCAACGCGATCGACCCGGTCTGGCGCGACCTCAACCGCGATGTCCGCTATCGTCGCGCGCTCTCGGTGGCGATCAACCGCAAGGACGTCAACAAGGTCATCTTCTTCGGCCTTGCCAAGGAGAGCGGCAACACCGCTTTGCCCGAAAGCCCGCTCTACGACGCCAAGCAGGCGGGGCTGTGGATGGAGCAGGACAAGGCACTGGCCAACCGCCTGCTCGACGAGATCGGGCTGGTGAAGCGCGATCTCGAAGGCATCCGCCTGCTGCCGGACGGGCGCCGCCTCGAATTCACCATCGAGACCTCCGGCGAAAGCACCGAGGAAACCGACATCCTCGACCTGATCAAGCAGGATCTGGTCGCAGTCGGGGTCAAGATCTATCCCCGCTCGACGCAACGCGACGTCTTCCGCCGCCGCATCCTGGCCGGCCAGACGATCATGTCCGCCTGGGTCGGCATGGATAATGCCCTGGTCGCTCCCGAAATGGAGCCCGATGCGCTGGCGCCCACATCCGCCTCGCAGTTCAACTGGCCGCGCTGGGGCCAGTTCCTGGAGAGCAACGGCCGCGAGGGCGAGGAACCCGACATGCCCGAGGTCAAGGAACTCGTCAGGCTCTATCACGCCTGGCGCCGCAGCGCGACGCATGAGCAGCGCCGGCAGATCTGGCGCGACATGCTCAGGATCAACGCCGAGCAGCTCTTCACCATCGGCGTCATCAACGGCACGCTGCAGCCGATCGTGGTCTCGCGCACCTTGCGCAACGTGCCCGACAAGGGGCTCTACAGCTTCGAGCCCGGCGCCTTCTTCGGCCGCTACATGCCCGACACCTTCTGGTTCGACCCGAGCAAGGCGCAGGTCTGA
- a CDS encoding ABC transporter ATP-binding protein, translated as MDILRVSDLRIGFTIHGLARDVVKGVSLRVPPGKTVALVGESGSGKSVISQAIMGLLPRAGAITGGEILFRDPLTPGASIDIAGLPSEGREIRALRGGRIGMIFQEPMSSLSPVHTIGNQIEEALQLHRPTPKAQARELIEVMLKRVGFKDPRRAFGFYPFELSGGLRQRAMLAMALICQPALLIADEPTTALDVTIQAQVLDLMRDLQAEMGMAILLITHDLGVVANMADEVVVIYHGEIMESGPVEDIFRRPRHPYLKALLKASPHFDMQEGERLVALREARTRPLVAPRPVAPMNAAPLLSVSNLRKTYTTGSRKFFGKGTLATVVAVDDVSFDIRRGECLGLVGESGCGKTTVSKIIMRAVTPNEGRIAFDDGQARTDVLGLQGEALRAFRPRVQMIFQDPVSSLSPRMTVMNILREPLIVHERGEGAEQTARVKALMEDVGLDPRFLNRYPHSFSGGQRQRIGIARALALDPDLIICDEPVSALDVSVQAQILNLLKDLQAERGLTFLFISHNLAVVNYMADRIAVMANGRIVEIAPRHALFTKPVHPYTKALLKSVPFADLDRKLNFKLVAPGGASDSTHWAPAFRQEENGPALAHLPLGDGHFVLAQAGASVREVA; from the coding sequence ATGGATATTCTGCGAGTCAGCGATCTACGCATCGGCTTCACGATTCACGGGCTTGCTCGCGATGTCGTGAAGGGCGTCAGCCTGCGCGTGCCGCCCGGCAAGACCGTCGCGCTCGTCGGTGAGTCCGGTTCCGGTAAATCGGTGATCTCGCAGGCGATCATGGGGCTGCTGCCACGCGCCGGTGCGATCACGGGCGGCGAGATCCTGTTCCGCGATCCGCTGACGCCGGGGGCCTCGATCGACATCGCCGGACTGCCCTCGGAAGGGCGCGAGATCCGGGCGCTGCGCGGCGGGCGCATCGGCATGATCTTCCAGGAGCCGATGTCCTCGCTCTCGCCGGTGCACACCATCGGCAACCAGATCGAGGAAGCACTGCAGCTGCACCGGCCGACGCCCAAGGCGCAGGCACGCGAGCTGATCGAGGTCATGCTGAAGCGGGTCGGCTTCAAGGATCCCCGCCGCGCCTTCGGCTTCTACCCGTTCGAACTTTCGGGCGGCCTGCGCCAGCGCGCCATGCTCGCCATGGCGCTGATCTGCCAGCCGGCCCTGCTGATCGCCGACGAACCGACGACGGCCCTCGATGTCACCATCCAGGCCCAGGTGCTCGACCTGATGCGCGATCTCCAGGCCGAAATGGGCATGGCGATCCTGCTGATCACCCATGATCTCGGCGTCGTCGCAAACATGGCCGACGAGGTCGTGGTGATCTACCATGGCGAGATCATGGAGAGCGGCCCGGTCGAGGACATCTTCCGCCGGCCACGCCACCCCTATCTCAAGGCCCTGCTCAAGGCCTCGCCGCATTTCGACATGCAGGAAGGCGAGCGCCTCGTCGCCTTGCGCGAAGCAAGGACCCGCCCCCTCGTCGCACCGAGACCCGTCGCGCCGATGAACGCGGCCCCGTTGCTCAGCGTGAGCAACCTGCGCAAGACCTACACGACCGGCTCGCGGAAGTTCTTCGGCAAGGGCACGCTCGCGACCGTCGTCGCGGTCGACGATGTGAGCTTCGACATCAGGCGCGGCGAATGCCTTGGCCTCGTCGGCGAGAGCGGCTGCGGCAAGACCACCGTCAGCAAGATCATCATGCGCGCGGTGACGCCCAACGAGGGCAGGATCGCCTTCGATGACGGCCAGGCCCGCACCGATGTGCTGGGGCTGCAGGGCGAGGCGCTGCGCGCCTTCAGGCCGAGGGTCCAGATGATCTTCCAGGACCCGGTCTCTTCACTGTCACCGCGCATGACCGTGATGAACATCCTGCGCGAGCCGCTGATCGTCCACGAACGCGGCGAAGGGGCCGAGCAGACCGCCCGCGTCAAGGCGCTGATGGAAGATGTCGGGCTCGATCCACGCTTCCTCAACCGCTATCCGCATTCCTTTTCCGGTGGCCAGCGCCAGCGCATCGGCATTGCACGCGCGCTCGCGCTCGATCCGGATCTGATCATCTGCGACGAGCCGGTTTCGGCTCTCGATGTCTCGGTCCAGGCCCAGATCCTCAACCTGCTCAAGGATCTGCAGGCCGAGCGCGGCCTGACCTTCCTGTTCATCTCGCACAACCTCGCCGTGGTGAACTACATGGCCGACCGCATCGCCGTGATGGCCAATGGCCGTATCGTCGAGATTGCGCCACGCCACGCGCTGTTCACCAAACCGGTGCATCCCTACACCAAGGCCCTGCTCAAATCGGTGCCTTTCGCCGATCTCGATCGCAAGCTCAACTTCAAGCTGGTCGCGCCAGGCGGCGCCTCCGACTCCACGCATTGGGCACCTGCCTTCAGGCAGGAAGAGAACGGCCCGGCGCTGGCACATCTGCCGCTCGGCGACGGGCATTTCGTTCTCGCGCAGGCCGGCGCATCCGTCAGGGAGGTGGCCTGA
- a CDS encoding polysaccharide lyase has translation MRLGSINRACRLLCLALVLGGGSRAALANNGSDPARLVLKDDFEAGRFAPEGGLFYKDNAEQRSGRVIFQDRNVRNGRGALTLSVAPSCPATANDCSERAEVWETPEVLAGYNQTVWYGFAMFMDDPLPQDDGRYVMAQWKREIIPGADGDYSPFMALRLYEGHLGVTIETDMIETFPIGGPARPKGCLPGEALAVNRPAARQTRALVAIESGMTPANYPAYFDSCAPGIKVIRRADLPSAQKGWIDFVFRSSPGPTGDGHVEIIADGVHVATVKGHIGHSGPGLDKNQYFKFGPYRAPNPQNWSLTFDDFRRGPRCADVIRSGQCPAE, from the coding sequence ATGAGGCTGGGTTCGATCAACCGGGCGTGCCGGCTGCTATGCCTCGCGCTCGTGCTCGGCGGCGGGAGCCGGGCGGCGCTGGCCAATAATGGAAGCGATCCAGCCCGGCTCGTCCTGAAGGACGATTTCGAGGCTGGTCGGTTCGCGCCCGAAGGCGGGCTGTTCTACAAGGACAATGCCGAGCAGCGCAGCGGGCGCGTCATCTTCCAGGACAGGAATGTCCGCAATGGCCGCGGCGCACTCACCTTGTCCGTCGCGCCCTCCTGTCCGGCGACCGCCAATGATTGCAGCGAGCGGGCGGAGGTCTGGGAAACTCCGGAGGTCCTTGCCGGCTATAACCAGACGGTCTGGTACGGCTTTGCCATGTTCATGGACGATCCGCTGCCACAGGATGACGGCCGTTACGTCATGGCGCAGTGGAAACGCGAGATCATTCCCGGCGCGGATGGCGACTATTCGCCCTTCATGGCGCTCAGGCTCTATGAGGGGCATCTCGGCGTCACCATCGAAACCGACATGATCGAGACCTTTCCGATCGGCGGGCCGGCCCGGCCGAAGGGCTGCCTTCCCGGGGAGGCGCTGGCCGTGAACCGCCCGGCGGCGCGCCAGACGCGAGCCCTCGTCGCGATCGAAAGCGGTATGACGCCCGCGAACTACCCGGCTTATTTCGATTCCTGCGCGCCGGGCATCAAGGTGATACGCCGTGCCGATCTGCCGTCCGCCCAGAAGGGCTGGATCGACTTTGTGTTCCGCTCGAGCCCAGGGCCAACGGGCGACGGGCATGTCGAAATCATCGCCGATGGCGTGCATGTCGCCACCGTCAAGGGCCATATCGGCCATAGCGGACCCGGCCTCGACAAGAACCAGTACTTCAAGTTCGGGCCTTACCGCGCGCCCAACCCGCAGAACTGGAGCCTGACCTTCGACGACTTTCGGCGCGGGCCGCGTTGCGCGGATGTCATCCGTTCCGGGCAGTGTCCCGCCGAATGA
- a CDS encoding ABC transporter ATP-binding protein/permease: METNLFRYVWQKSRGDQIVVLLIILVSIAFYWASFDVPKRIVNDAIQGGAFKNGKTTATLLDFTLHMPGWLGGASYKLFEGFQVGQLGLLFGLSGYFLALVLINGAFKYVINLRKGILGERMLRRMRYDLFSQLMRFPPEEIRAVKPAEVASMIKDEVEPIGGFVGEAFIQPVFLLSQALTALVFIMAQSMWLGSIALVIVLLQAIIIPILRKEQLRLGRQRQIESRQLAGRIGEIVDAGPTIQGHGATNYVQSDIAGRLGTLFDIRYALYKRKFAVKFLNNLLAQITPFFFYAVGGFFALQGRLDIGQLVAVIAAYRDLPPPIKELIDWDQQRNDVTIKYEQVIAQFNTDEAVVLDEADGVKPLPETGQIRLEAVQMLDNRGQPLLSPLTLRLQRPGTVAVIGPHGGAREVLGRILGRQAMAYSGRVMIDANNLGRMSVERASHMIGYAGNEAEIIAGTLRDNILLPLKRRRPSLKPTGKVSQEDHRVFMESIRSGNTPFSFTADWTDYEGAGVSDAASLEEHVKDVLKVLGCAEDVYELGLDGKVLASLNENAKEQIVLARGAVAEELDRSKLAGLIETFDPQRYNANATVVENLIFGARRTSRFASETLLFEPYAHAILAAEALVAPLIEVGSRIVATVVEIFEGLPQGHALFERYSFGAGFGMERLTELAATLSKQDMRAPLDSETERDLLALALGYIEPKHRLNLLDDRLRRRILRARASFTAHLPADAVHDVDFYDPGKVMLGASLRDNLMFGRIGYGIADARKKVAGIVRAALARAGLDGELYRIGLNTDCGIRGRFLPGRLKLAVPLAQALIKAPQIAVLDVAALLASSPEPEGLIARLREHCAGMTLFLLLGDASLAVGISPRVVFNGPSGVIEDDDRDGEDEVAAELPLRRDAERLEARP; this comes from the coding sequence TTGGAGACCAACCTCTTCCGTTACGTCTGGCAGAAGAGCCGCGGCGATCAGATCGTCGTCCTGCTCATCATCCTCGTCTCGATCGCCTTCTACTGGGCGTCGTTCGATGTGCCCAAGCGCATCGTCAACGATGCAATCCAGGGCGGCGCTTTCAAGAACGGCAAGACCACCGCAACGCTGCTGGACTTCACGCTGCACATGCCGGGTTGGCTCGGCGGCGCCAGCTACAAGCTGTTCGAGGGCTTCCAGGTCGGCCAGCTCGGACTGCTGTTCGGGCTAAGCGGATATTTCCTGGCGCTGGTACTGATCAACGGCGCGTTCAAATACGTCATCAACCTGCGCAAGGGCATTCTCGGCGAGCGCATGCTCAGGCGCATGCGCTACGACCTGTTCAGCCAGCTCATGCGCTTCCCGCCCGAGGAGATCCGCGCGGTCAAGCCCGCTGAGGTCGCCAGCATGATCAAGGACGAGGTCGAGCCGATCGGCGGCTTCGTCGGCGAAGCCTTCATCCAGCCTGTCTTCCTGCTGAGCCAGGCGCTGACGGCGCTGGTCTTCATCATGGCGCAGAGCATGTGGCTCGGCTCGATTGCGCTGGTGATCGTGCTGCTGCAGGCGATCATCATCCCGATCCTGCGCAAGGAGCAGCTCAGGCTCGGCCGCCAGCGCCAGATCGAGTCACGCCAGCTCGCGGGACGCATCGGCGAGATCGTCGACGCCGGGCCGACGATCCAGGGCCATGGCGCGACGAATTATGTGCAATCGGACATCGCCGGTCGGCTGGGGACGCTCTTCGACATCCGCTACGCGCTCTACAAGCGCAAATTCGCGGTCAAGTTCCTGAACAACCTCCTGGCCCAGATCACACCGTTCTTCTTCTACGCGGTGGGCGGCTTCTTCGCGCTGCAGGGCAGGCTCGACATCGGCCAGCTCGTGGCTGTCATCGCCGCCTATCGCGACCTGCCGCCCCCGATCAAGGAGCTGATCGACTGGGACCAGCAGCGCAACGACGTCACGATCAAGTACGAACAGGTCATCGCCCAGTTCAACACTGACGAGGCGGTCGTGCTGGACGAGGCAGACGGGGTGAAGCCCCTGCCGGAGACGGGGCAGATCCGGCTCGAGGCCGTGCAGATGCTCGATAATCGCGGCCAGCCCTTGCTCTCGCCCTTGACGCTGCGCCTGCAGCGGCCGGGCACGGTCGCGGTCATCGGCCCCCATGGCGGGGCGCGCGAGGTCCTGGGCCGCATTCTCGGGCGTCAGGCCATGGCCTATTCCGGACGCGTCATGATCGATGCGAACAATCTCGGCCGGATGTCGGTCGAGCGCGCGAGCCACATGATCGGCTATGCCGGCAACGAGGCCGAGATCATCGCCGGCACGCTGCGCGACAACATCCTGCTGCCGCTGAAGCGACGTCGGCCAAGCCTGAAGCCGACCGGCAAGGTCAGCCAGGAGGATCACCGCGTCTTCATGGAGTCGATCCGCTCCGGCAACACGCCGTTCTCCTTCACTGCCGATTGGACCGACTATGAGGGTGCGGGGGTGAGCGACGCCGCCTCACTGGAGGAGCACGTCAAGGACGTGCTCAAGGTGCTGGGCTGCGCCGAGGACGTCTATGAGCTCGGCCTCGATGGCAAGGTGCTGGCCTCTCTGAACGAGAACGCCAAGGAGCAGATCGTCCTGGCGCGGGGCGCCGTGGCGGAAGAGCTCGACCGCAGCAAGCTCGCCGGGCTGATCGAGACCTTCGACCCGCAACGCTACAATGCCAATGCAACCGTGGTGGAGAACCTGATCTTCGGTGCGCGGCGGACGTCCCGCTTCGCCAGCGAGACGCTGCTGTTCGAGCCCTATGCCCATGCCATCCTGGCGGCGGAGGCGCTGGTCGCGCCGCTGATCGAGGTCGGCTCGCGCATCGTGGCGACGGTGGTCGAGATCTTCGAAGGCCTGCCGCAGGGCCACGCCCTGTTCGAGCGCTATTCCTTCGGCGCGGGTTTCGGCATGGAGCGATTGACCGAACTCGCCGCGACCTTGAGCAAGCAGGATATGCGCGCGCCGCTCGATTCCGAGACGGAGCGTGATCTGCTTGCGCTGGCGCTCGGCTATATCGAGCCGAAGCACCGGCTGAATCTGCTCGACGACCGGCTGCGGCGGCGCATCCTGCGGGCAAGGGCGAGCTTCACGGCCCATCTGCCGGCAGATGCCGTCCATGACGTCGACTTCTACGATCCCGGCAAGGTGATGCTGGGCGCAAGCCTGCGCGACAATCTGATGTTCGGCCGCATCGGCTACGGCATTGCCGATGCGCGCAAGAAGGTCGCGGGAATCGTGCGGGCGGCTTTGGCGCGCGCCGGCCTCGACGGCGAACTCTACCGGATCGGCCTCAACACCGATTGCGGCATTCGCGGGCGTTTCCTGCCGGGACGTCTCAAGCTGGCGGTGCCTCTGGCGCAGGCCCTGATCAAGGCGCCGCAGATCGCAGTGCTCGACGTTGCGGCGCTGCTTGCGAGCAGCCCGGAGCCCGAGGGGCTGATCGCCCGGCTGCGCGAGCATTGCGCCGGCATGACACTGTTCCTTCTTCTCGGGGATGCTAGTCTTGCAGTGGGGATCTCGCCGCGGGTCGTGTTCAACGGACCATCCGGCGTGATTGAGGACGATGACCGGGACGGCGAGGACGAAGTCGCGGCAGAGCTGCCGCTGCGTCGCGATGCCGAACGGCTGGAGGCGCGACCATGA
- a CDS encoding cyclic nucleotide-binding domain-containing protein, with amino-acid sequence MTLETDISCLRRLPLFRSLPGPRLKLVALMGERLHFDAGARIIAEGEMPEGVYVVLEGEVEISHERSDGRSKRFLLASGSIIGDVPILCGQSYVGEVTAKSDVSTLRLPKDLFFELLETIPDFSLALSRDLASRLYRLADFVLHNEHVH; translated from the coding sequence ATGACGCTCGAAACCGACATCTCGTGCCTGCGGAGGCTGCCGCTGTTTCGCTCGCTCCCCGGGCCCCGGTTGAAGCTCGTCGCGCTGATGGGCGAGCGCCTGCATTTCGACGCGGGCGCGCGGATCATTGCCGAAGGGGAGATGCCGGAAGGCGTCTATGTTGTCCTGGAAGGCGAGGTCGAGATCTCGCATGAGCGAAGCGACGGGCGCAGCAAGCGCTTCCTGCTGGCGTCGGGCAGCATTATCGGCGACGTGCCCATCCTCTGCGGCCAGTCCTATGTCGGCGAGGTCACCGCCAAGAGCGATGTCAGCACGCTGCGGCTGCCGAAGGATCTGTTCTTCGAACTGCTGGAAACGATCCCCGATTTCAGCTTGGCGCTATCGCGCGATCTTGCCTCGCGGTTGTATCGCCTGGCCGATTTCGTGCTGCATAACGAGCACGTTCATTGA